The DNA sequence TACTACGGCTGAATACCAAATACTGACTCCTTCTTTGAGGGTGACATCTCCCATAACAGAGGCGTTATCAGCAATAAAAGCAACGTCAGGAAAGTTATTGTGATTTAAAATTTGCATAGTTTTTTATCATTATAAAGATTTATCTAACTTGATCTCTAAATCTGTAAATTCTTCAGGTGGTTTTCCTTCATTTCTGACCCTAATTAAGTAATAACCTTTATGATTGAGAGGTCTAGTTTTTTCTTGTACACTTTTAACGGTAAACCATTGTGTGGGAAGGCTAGTGCGATCGTAAACCGTCACATAAATATCATATTTATCAAGGGTATGTTGATCAACCTCAATGGTGAGAATTTCTTCTTTATCTAAAGCATCATAATAAAACTTAGTATCGATCGCCCCTACGGGTAAAAATTCATACTTAACAAAAGATTCAGGTAAATATTTTCTTAAACTTAAAACCGTATAGATATAATAATGTATCGCTAAAAAGTACCAGTTTTTTTTCTCAATTATACTATGATAAAACTCATTACTATCATTAGGTATTTCCTTAGTAGAAGTAAACTTTTTACCATCTACTTTAACTGCAGGTAAAGCTAATTTATCACCATAATTATAATATCTTAAACCAATGGTATATTTACCTCTTTTTAACTTAATAGATTGCCAATTCTCCCCTTGATAATCAACCTTTGATGCGATGGTATCCACCGTATTATAATTAGGAAAATCATAAAAAATAGCAAACCAAGATTGAGCCGAATTATTAGCCGATGCTATATCCAAACTAAGCTCTTTTTCCACCGCAAAAGGGCCCAAAGTACCGATAATAGCATGGGTATTCCAACGGGGAGCTTTTGTCATTAACACCCCCATATTAATGATAGAAGAAACCAATTGATTATCAATCACCCGCCATTGATTAGCCTTTTTTTGATTAACCTTTAAATAAATACTATAAAGATTACCAATCAAAAACTTATTAATTTTAGCAAAAAGAAAAGAAGAAATCGCCAGAGGAATTTCCACAATTAAACCAACATTTTTAGCGGACATATATTCGAGATTTCAGGTTACAGGTGGCAGGTTGCAGATTAAAGTTTGTTCATTATCAATTGTCCATTGTCCATTGTCCATTGTCAATTATTCCCCATCAGAAAATTTTAGAATGAATCAGTCCTACTGATATATTATGATGTTGTAGTTGTGCAGTTTGTAACTTTTGAGAAGGCAACCGAATATGTTTGAAAAATTGACCCCCCCCCAAGAAGGTACTAAAATTAAATTTGAAAATGGTAAACCCATTGTTCCTGATGATCCCATTATTCCTTTTATCCGTGGTGATGGTACAGGGGTAGATATTTGGCCAGCCTCAGAAAAAGTTATTGATGCCGCGGTGGCTAAAGCCTATGGCGGTAAACGTAAAATCAACTGGTTTAAAATTTATGCTGGAGATGAAGCCTGTGAGAAATACGGCACTTTTCAGTATTTACCCGAAGACACTTTAAGCGCCATTCGGGAGTATGGTATCGCCATCAAAGGGCCTTTGACAACCCCCGTAGGAGGCGGTATTCGCTCTTTAAACGTTGCTCTACGACAGATTTTTGATTTATACGCTTGTGTACGTCCTTGTCGCTATTATCAGGGTACTCCCTCCCCCCACAAAAGCCCTGAAAAGTTGGATGTGATTGTATATCGGGAAAACACTGAGGATATTTACTTAGGTATCGAGTGGAAAGAAGGTTCAGAAATTGGTCAAAAATTAATTACCATCCTTAATGATGATTTAATTCCCTCTACCCCTGAACATAAAAACAAAAAAATTCCCCTCGATGCAGGGATTGGTATTAAACCCATTAGTAAAACTGGTTCTCAACGTTTGGTGCGTCGTGCCATCCAAAATGCGCTCCGTTTACCCAAGCATAAACAAATGGTTACCTTGGTGCATAAGGGTAATATCATGAAATACACGGAAGGGGCTTTCCGTGATTGGGGTTATGAATTGGCCGTGACGGAATTTCGTGATGTGTGTGTAACGGAAAGGGAATCTTGGATTTTGGGCAATAAGGAAGCTAATCCTGATATTTCCACCGAGGATAATGCCCGTAAAATTGATCCTGGTTATGATGGTTTAACCCCTGAGAAAAAAGAGGCTATTTGTGCAGAGGTTGAAGGCGTTTTGGCTTCTATCTGGGATACCCATGGTAATGGAAAATGGCAGGATAAGGTAATGGTTAATGATCGCATCGCTGACAGTATTTTCCAACAAATTCAAACCCGCCCTGACGAGTATTCTATCTTAGCTACCATGAATCTCAACGGAGATTATCTTTCCGATGCGGCCGCAGCCATTGTCGGTGGTTTAGGTATGGGGCCAGGCGCCAATATTGGGGATAATTGTGCTATTTTTGAGGCTACCCATGGTACAGCGCCTAAACACGCTGGTTTGGATAGAATTAACCCTGGTTCGGTGATTCTTTCTGGGGTGATGATGCTGGAGTTTATGGGATGGCAGGAAGCCGCTGATTTGATTCGTGATGGCATTAGCCGTGCGATCGCCTCCAGGCAAGTAACCTATGATTTAGCAAGGATGATGACTCCCCCCGTCGAACCTCCTTTAAAATGTTCTGAATTTGCCGATGCCATTATCAGTAACTTTGAGAGTTAATTAACCTGTAGGGGTTGAACAACCTTCAACCCTTTTATAACTCAAGGCTGATGAGTAACAATCTATTGCCCATTGCTTATTACCCATTGCCCATTGCCTATTCCCAAGAATGGTATATTTACTTATAGGGGAATGATTTAACATTTCAGAACTATAAAAAAATATTTATTAAACCATGGTTGATACCCAATCTGTTTTAGAAGTTTTAAAACCAGTTCAAGATCCTGAACTACAAAAAAGTTTAGTAGAATTGAACATGATTCGTAACGTAAAAGTAGAGGGGGGGGAAGTAAGTTTCACCCTCGTATTAACTACCCCCTCTTGCCCTTTGAGGGAATTTATCGTAGAAGATTGTGAAAAAGCCGTCAAAACCTTATCAGGGGTGGAAAAAGTATCGGTAGAAGTAACCGCCGAAACCCCTGCCCAAAAGTCTTTACCCGATCGCACCTCAGTGGATAAAGTAAAAAATATCATTGCCATTTCTAGCGGTAAAGGGGGAGTAGGAAAAAGTACCGTGGCAGTCAACGTGGCGATCGCCCTTGCCCAAGCAGGATCAAAAGTAGGACTCCTAGACGCCGATATATATGGGCCCAACGCCCCCACCATGCTTGGTTTATTAGATGCCCCCATCAACGTCACCAAATCCCCCACAGGGGACATTTTAGAACCCCTCTTTAACCATGGCATTAAGATGGTTTCCATGGGCTTTTTAATCGATCCTGATCAACCTGTGATGTGGCGTGGCCCTATGTTAAACGGTATTATCCGTCAATTCCTTTATCAAGTCAACTGGGGTGAATTGGATTATTTAATTGTCGATATGCCCCCCGGCACAGGGGATGCCCAACTAACCCTCGCCCAAGCCGTGCCCCTAGCAGGGGCTGTCATCGTCACCACCCCCCAAACCGTATCCCTCCAAGATGCCCGTCGTGGTTTAAAAATGTTTGAGCAATTAGGCACTAATATTTTGGGTATCGTTGAGAATATGAGTTATTTTATCCCACCAGATATGGGCGATCGCACTTACGATATTTTTGGCTCTGGGGGAGGAGAAAAAGCATCCACAGAATTACAAGTACCCTTACTCGGTTGTATTCCCATCGAAATGTCCGTCAGGGAAGGAGGAGACAATGGCATTCCCATCACCGTTGCCCATCCTAACTCAGAATCTGCCAAAGCATTGGTAAAAATTTCCCAACAAATAGCCGCAAAAGTATCCGTAATGGCTCTAGCATAAACCTTAGTTTAATTCATTGAACGATGATAAACTGTTAGCCTTGTAATTCATTGCAAGGCTCATAATGATATAATCAGATTTGATATTAGGTGATAAGTCATTAATTAAACCTGAGTTCGGGATAACATTTTTTAGTTAAGGCAGGGAATAGGGAACGGGGAACAGGCAACAGATAATAATTGTTTATTATCAATTGTTATATGAAATATAAAAAAGATTGCTATAAATATAACTCGGCTGGGATGTCATTTTAGAGGTTTTATTTGTCGTAAACATTTAAGTATTTCATATTACAGGGTGGGTTAGGGTAAACCTTATAAATTGGATTTGGTATCACACTGTAATTAAGCAACATCACATCTATAACCTACAACCCAAAACTTGTGCTACTGATAACCTGTTATCCCGAATTCACGTTAATTAAGCAATGCCAAATAAATCATCAAGCCCGAATAAACATCAATCACCCCCCAGAATAAGATATTAAAATGATCAATAAATAATCCATAACTCATAATTCACAATTGATGCTCATAACTGATGATACCCTGCTTCAATACAAGAGGTGTAACCGTAAGGCTTTTCTTAATTTTCATTTTAAAAATGAAAAACCACAGGAAAGGGATTTTGTAAATAAACTAAAGCAGGAAAGAATTCTTCACACTCAAGAGGTTATAAAGCATTATAATTGGCAGGTTGAACACCCCATCTTTTCCCCCACTAATAATTCTTACGTTGATTCAACCCTAGATTTGATGAGACAAGGGGTTGACTGTATTTACAATGGAGAATTAACCTATCATATCAAGGGAAAATATGACAATCTTATTTTTCAAACCAATCCAACATTATTAATAAAACAAAATATTCCCTCTGGGTTAGGAAATTGGAGTTATCTCACTGTTAATACTCATCTAGGTAAAAATCATAAACCAGAATATAAATTAGTAGCAGCTTTTCAGGGGTGGATATTGGGCAATAATCAAGGCTTCATGCCTACCCATGCTGATTTTATAGTCAGAAGTTTTAAAAAATATAGCATTAACTTGGCGATTTGGTGGCCAAAGGTGGAGGCGGTGATTAACGATTGTCAAAGGTTATTTCAAGATAAAAACCCACCAGAAGTATTTATTTCCCGTCAAAAATGTGGTTTATGTGAATGGTACAATGACTGTCATGAGGTGGCGGTTAAACAAAATCATCTTTCTTTAATACCCGGTATTACTCCTCGTAAATATGAGATGTTGAAACAAAAAGGGGTAGAAAATTTTGAGCAAGTGATTAATTTGTCTTTGCCTCAATTAAGTCAGATATTTGAGCAGGATGGGGGAGAAATTCTTTTTAAGCAAATTCAATCTTTAAGATTTAATGCTCCTATTTTAAAAAGAGATAAGGTAAATGTTATTCCTAGTAGTAATATTGAACTTTATTTTGACATAGAAGCTGAACCAGATCGTAAAATTGATTATTTATTAGGGGTTGTATTGGTTGATTATAATCAAAAAATAGAAAAATATTATCATTTTTTAGCAGAAGATTTACAGCAAGAAAAAGAAATTTGGCTAGACTTTCTTGAGTTTATTAATGGTTATCCTAATAGTTTTATTTATCATTTTTCGGGTTATGAGGTGGAAACTATTAAAAGGTTAGCGAGTATTTATCAGACTCCTAAAAATATGGTTCAACCCTTATTAAAAAGATTAGTTGATGTCCACAAATTTGTTACTCAAAATTATCTTTTACCCATGGAAAGTTACTCTTTAAAGTCTTTGGGTAAATGGTTGAATTTTCAATGGCGTATTCCTCCTAATTATGAAAATCATAGTTTGGGAGGTGATCAATGTGTTGTCTGGTATGATCAGTGGTTAAGTACGGGCGATCGCACTTATTTGGATTATATATTAATGTATAATGAAGATGATTGTCGAGCAACTTTTGCCGTAAAAAAATGGTTAGTAAAAGAACAATTAAAATAATTTATTAACCATTAAGAATTATCCCGTTTATTTTTAAAAAAATCAGGTAAATCAATAATAATTTTTTGGTCTTTATGGTTTTGTTTGGGTGGTTTTATTCCTAAGGATAAATCCATATTCTTTTTTATAATTTTATCTTCCAATGATTGTGATACTTCATTAGTGTTATTATCCTTTACCTTGTCGGGTTGCATCTCAGATATATCTACATTATTAGAGACTATTCTATCTTCCTTAATTTGCGTATTATCTTCTTGTGTCACCTCTTGCTTCTCCATCTCGAGATTATCCACTTCCTGTGAGGATGTTTCAATATTATTGATGACTGGCTCTTGAGTAGTGTTATCCTTTACTTGGGGTGAATCTTCCATGGGTTTTTTATTATCATCCACCAAAGGAATATTAACAAAATTAGGTACAGGGGCGATGGTAAAATTAGATAACGGACTTATACTAGAATCATCTTTCGACTTGCTAATCTCTGACCAAGATTTGATAGTATCTTTTTCCGTACTAACCATTTTAGGTTTATCCGTAGAAGAGTGTAAATACTTATCCAAAGCCGCCTTATATTCTAAAGTAGTCCGTTGTTGTCGTTGTAATCGAACATTTAACTCTTGATTTTCCCTCTCCCTATCCCTAATCCGATATTGTAATTGGTTATAACTTTCTTGTAACAAAGAGCATTCCCTCTCAATGCGCCCCCGCTGAGTTTGAGAATCCTTTAAATCTTGACTTAACTTTTCAATGAGTAGCTGTTGATGGTTAATTTGTTGGGTAGCATCATCGACCTTGATATATAATTGGTTGAGGGTTACTCCATGGTTATCTAACTGTCTATTTTGTTCATTAATAATTTTATCCTTCCCCTCAACTTCCTTTTGATAGCCTAATAAAGATTGCTCCAAATAAGTTACCTTTTCCTTTAACTTCTCATACTTAACTCTTACTTTACAGGCGATAGCATACCAATCCATATGGCGGAGTTTTTCAGGTAAATCTTGAGGACTATTCATAGTAACTAAATGTTTAATATATAGAGAAGCAAATTAAGAAAAATAAATGATTGTAAATTTTATTTTACACCCAGTGACCAGTAATCCATAAAACTTGACTGATCAAAGAAAAAATGATAAGGTTTACTAATCATAGCCATATTATAAGCAGGAAACAATGAACTTAAACTCAAATATTCCCCATCCTTCTGCCAAAGAAGATGTAAGCGATTATGTTGCCCATTTACAGCTACACATGAGCCTTCAATCTCGCAATCTTCTTCCTAGTATGAATAAGATTAAGGATAATAACCATAATTTTGTCTATGAAAGTCAAGCAACCATTGAGAAGTTTACTTCCCGTGAGTTGGGTTAATTGCGCTTAAAAGCTATTTTTTCCATACAAAAAATTTAAAACCGTCTCCATGGGGGCGGTTTTTTTTATGGCTTATTTAGGGTTATAACTTGATTTTTTTATCTCAACTATTGATCAAAATTAAAAGGTAAAGGACGTTTCGCAATATATAACCAGAATAAACCAAAAAGACCAAGGGCGATCGCACTTACACTAATAATTTGTGCCACCCGCCAATCACCAACCATTAAACTATCGGTGCGAAAACCCTCAATCCATACCCTACCCAAACTATAAGTAATCAAATAAACAAAAACCAAAGTACCAGTTTTCAAATTATTCTTACGGCGTAAACCCCAGAAAAAAAGAGCCATTAACAACACAAAAACCATCAAATTCCACACCGACTCATATAAAAAAGTAGGGTGAAAATATTCAAAAGTTAAAAACTCCATGGGGCGACGATGGGGAGGAATATATAACCCCCAAGGTAAATCCGTAGGCACACCAAAAGCCTCAGAATTAAAAAAATTACCCCATCTACCGATAGCTTGACCTAAAATTAAAGAAGGCATCACCACATCCATCAACCCCCAAAAAGACTGTTTCTTTATCCTTGCAAATATAACCGTAGCCAGAGTGCCACCAATAATCGCCCCATGAATAGCAATACCCCCTTGCCAAATGGCAATCATATCCCCCGGGCGCCCCGCATATCTTTCCCACTCAAACAAAACATAATAAATTCTGGCACAAGGCAGCGCCCCTATTACCAACCATAATACTAAATCCCCGATCATCTCAGGGTCAATATTTTTTCTTTTTGCCAAATTTTGAGCAATGAATAAACCAATTATTACCGCCATGGCAATCAAAAAACCATACCAGCGCACCGCCACCGGCCCTAATTCAAATAAAATTGGTCCTGGTGATTGAAAACGAAAAGCAAGTAAACTCATAAAAATTTTGTATTAGTATTATTTTTCTTTTCTATGGACTACAATCAAAGATTAAGTAGAATTAATGATATGATAAACTAAACAAGATTAATGCAAATCTTCACCTAGTTACAGAAATTTAACAGTTTCTCAAATATTTTAAATGAGAAAAAAGCATATTAGCCCAGATAGCGCCCTCGGTTTAGTTTCAACCCTCAGTTTCCCCGCCATCGTCGGTACAGCAGATATGATGTTGAAGTCTGCGGAGGTTATTTTAGTTGGTTATGAAAAAATCGGTAGTGGTCATTGTACTGCTATTGTAAGGGGTAATATTGCTGATGTTCGTCTTGCGGTGGAAGAAGGTGCAAAGATGGCAGAACAGATAGGACAATTACATACTAAGCTAGTAATAGCCCGTCCTATGCCCAATTTAGAGGCAGTATTTCCCATCGGTAGTCGTTTGATAGAGTTAGCCCAACAACAAAAGGGTTACAGTCGTTTAAGTAATCGCTCTATCGGTTTAATTGAAACTAGGGGTTTCCCTGCCATGGTAGGGGCAGCTGATATGATGTTAAAATCGGCGGATGTACAATTGGCTTCCTATGAAACCATCGGTAGTGGTTTATGTACTGCTATTATACGGGGTACTGTGGCCAATGTGGCGGTAGCCATTGAGGCGGGAATGGCAGAAGCCGAAAGAATTGGGGAGTTAAATTCAGTGATGATTATTCCTCGTTTGTTAGAAGATTTAGAGCATACTTTACCTGTTGCTAATTATTGGTTAGAAGAGCAAGATAAACAACAGCCTTTACCTAATTTTGCGGCTAAAAAACGTACCCCATCCCGTCGTAAGTTGGTGGCTTTACCTGAGTTGGAAAAAGTGCCTGTTAATTTTAATAATTCTTCTAAGGTGGAATTAAAGGCAGAGTTGGAAAACCGTAAACAGGAGAAAAAGCCTTTACCCATGGAAATTATTGAACCTCAAACCGAAGACGATTAATCAATAATTGATAATTGAAAATGGATAATTGATAATAACAATTTAATTATACTGTTGAGGACAGGAGATAAACAGCAAGGAGAAATCATTACACCATTGCCCACCTCAACCAAAATAATTGTTCATGATAACCTAATTATTACACTATGTGGAAACAAATTGCGATCGCCATTAGTAACCATACTCAAACAGACTTTAAATTAAAAAATACCCGTAGTGTGGGGGGAGGTTGTATCAACCAAGCCTATCAACTGATAGGGGAAAATGAAAGTTATTTTGTTAAATTAAATTCCCCCCATCAATACGAAATGTTTCGGGTAGAGGCGATCGCCCTTAAGCAAATGTATGATACCAATACCATTAAAATACCCAAACCCATCTGCACAGGTTACACCGATAACCATAGCTACATCATCTTAGAATGGCTCAAATTTGGTAGAGGGAATAATCAATCATGGCAAACCATGGGCAAACACCTAGCCCAACTCCATCAACAAGGTAAAGCCGATAAATTTGGTTGGGATGATAACAACACCATCGGTGCAACCCCTCAAATTAATGATTGGCAAGAAAACTGGGCCGACTTTTTCGCCGAAAAAAGAATCGGTTATCAATTGAAGTTAGCCCGTCGCCAAGGGGCAACCTTCGGTAATCCAAACCATATCATAGAAACTATTAGGGAAAAACTATCTCCCCATCAACCCCAACCATCCCTCGTCCACGGAGACTTATGGGGCGGTAACGCCAGTTTTTTAGAAGGAGGAATCCCCATCATTTTCGACCCAGCCGCCTATTATGGAGATAGGGAAGTAGATATTGCCATGACAGAACTTTTTGGCGGTTTTCCCTCGGCTTTTTATCAAGGATATAACCAACAATGGCTTTTAGACTCTGGTTATCCACAAAGAAAAACCATCTACAACCTTTATCATATCCTCAACCATTACAATCTTTTTGGGGGCGGTTATGCCAGTCAAGCCCAAAGAATGATTACCAAAATCCTATCAGTTAATAGTTAACACCCTTCTCTACAATAGCTCTTACCAAACCATCTAGGGTATATTCCTGGGCTTCAATATCCACCCTGCCAAATATTTTTTGGCAAGTCATAGAGGTTTGAGGACCAATAGAGGCGATCGCACTGTGATTAAATAAAGAAAGAGTATCATGGGGAAACCGTGCCTCTACCATCGTATAAAAATTACGTACCGTTTTAGAACTAGCAAAAGTAATCATATCGATAATTTTTTCCTCTAAGGCATGAAAAATAGTTTCATCCATCTGTTTCGGGCAACCCGACTGATAAGCAGAAACCTCGGTTATGTGTGCCCCCCTCTGGCTTAATTCTTGCACCAGAATTTCTCTGCCCCCAGTTTCTACCCGAGGAAAGAGAATTTGTTTTCCCCCTAGCGACTCAGGAAAATTTTCCGCCATGGAGTCGGCAATAAAATCAGGGGGAATAAAGTCTGCTTGTAGATTATACTCTTTTAAAACTTGGGCGGTTTTTTTGCCCACCACCGCAATTTTTATTCCATTTAAATCTGTTTCGTTTTTTCCAGCCTTTTCCAATCTCTGCCAAAAATACTTTACCCCATTGGCACTGGTTAAAATTATCCATTCAAAATTATTTATATGGGCGATCGCCCCATCTAACCCATCCCAACTAGAAGGAGGAGTAATTTCCAATGCAGGTAACTCAAACACCGTCGCCCCTCTCTCCTCCAGCATTTTCCGAAACTGACTAGAAGAAGAAATGGCACGGGTAACAAGAATAGTTTGCCCTGCTAAGGGATAATTATCAGTGTATGTAGGCATTCTGAGAACAGTTGTTATAAAAACCTTTAATAGATTTTCAACCGTCCTCGGCAAACTGTCAACTATTTATGTCCGTTGTTGACTTATCATTAAGTTTTTTAAACCTTTGAGCAATCAACAATAAAACATAAACCAGTAACACATATATGAGGGCGAGAAAAGGAATGAGCATAGAAAAACCTCCGAAAATAAGGGTAACAAAAAACCAGAAATCGAACACTTTTAACCAACGAGGATCAAAATGTTCAGGAATAAAATACAATGAACCATAGAGTATATCTAAGCAAACAGTTTCAAATTTGCACCGCAAAGCATTGCAATCCATCACTGTAGTTGCACCAATATATATTATGGGTAAAATTACGTCCGCTTTTGTCGTAAATTCAGCTTGAATATTTGACAGGCATAATCACCTTTATCACTACCTTTCCAGTAACCACAATAACCGTCACTATCCCCAACAACTCCTCAAATAATTACTTATCTGCGGGGCAATTGAAAATCTCTGGGTAGCAAAAAATAGATGGAAGATGAAGAAATAACCACACTCAACCCCAAACAAGGTTAAACCATGTCTCCTCACACTCACATATTACTGATAAAACCCTGTTTACTAAACGTCGAGGCTTTCAACTTTAATCAAGCTACGCCTAAAGCCATAAATATTCACGACACATTTTAGCGCGAGAGTTTTTTTTAAACTTTGAGAAAGTTATTTATTCCCTAGTAATAGCATAGCACAGATTTTCAAAAATTAGAAAAAAAAAATTTTTTTTTTCTTAAGCCATAACCCTTATCAAATATGGAATTGAATCCTTTTCTTTTCCTGCAAACTGTGAGAAGATAAAGAGTTACCGTGTCAGTAAGCAAACCATAGCTTAAAATAGTAATAAGATATGTGAACTTTCGTAAACTATTTTTGCTAATACAACTCATCAATGACAACTGTAACCTCTCTATTTCAGCCCGTTGACCAAGATTTGCACCTCCTAATCGACAACTTAACCAAATTAGTAGGCGCCCAACACCCCATTCTAGGAGCGGCAGCAGAGCATTTATTCAGTGCAGGGGGCAAGAGAATTCGCCCAGCGATTGTATTACTCGTCTCCCGTGCCACCATGAATGGAGAAGACATCACCTCTCGCCATCGGCGCCTAGCGGAAATCACAG is a window from the Cyanobacterium stanieri LEGE 03274 genome containing:
- a CDS encoding DUF6208 family protein — protein: MSAKNVGLIVEIPLAISSFLFAKINKFLIGNLYSIYLKVNQKKANQWRVIDNQLVSSIINMGVLMTKAPRWNTHAIIGTLGPFAVEKELSLDIASANNSAQSWFAIFYDFPNYNTVDTIASKVDYQGENWQSIKLKRGKYTIGLRYYNYGDKLALPAVKVDGKKFTSTKEIPNDSNEFYHSIIEKKNWYFLAIHYYIYTVLSLRKYLPESFVKYEFLPVGAIDTKFYYDALDKEEILTIEVDQHTLDKYDIYVTVYDRTSLPTQWFTVKSVQEKTRPLNHKGYYLIRVRNEGKPPEEFTDLEIKLDKSL
- a CDS encoding NADP-dependent isocitrate dehydrogenase, whose product is MFEKLTPPQEGTKIKFENGKPIVPDDPIIPFIRGDGTGVDIWPASEKVIDAAVAKAYGGKRKINWFKIYAGDEACEKYGTFQYLPEDTLSAIREYGIAIKGPLTTPVGGGIRSLNVALRQIFDLYACVRPCRYYQGTPSPHKSPEKLDVIVYRENTEDIYLGIEWKEGSEIGQKLITILNDDLIPSTPEHKNKKIPLDAGIGIKPISKTGSQRLVRRAIQNALRLPKHKQMVTLVHKGNIMKYTEGAFRDWGYELAVTEFRDVCVTERESWILGNKEANPDISTEDNARKIDPGYDGLTPEKKEAICAEVEGVLASIWDTHGNGKWQDKVMVNDRIADSIFQQIQTRPDEYSILATMNLNGDYLSDAAAAIVGGLGMGPGANIGDNCAIFEATHGTAPKHAGLDRINPGSVILSGVMMLEFMGWQEAADLIRDGISRAIASRQVTYDLARMMTPPVEPPLKCSEFADAIISNFES
- a CDS encoding Mrp/NBP35 family ATP-binding protein — translated: MVDTQSVLEVLKPVQDPELQKSLVELNMIRNVKVEGGEVSFTLVLTTPSCPLREFIVEDCEKAVKTLSGVEKVSVEVTAETPAQKSLPDRTSVDKVKNIIAISSGKGGVGKSTVAVNVAIALAQAGSKVGLLDADIYGPNAPTMLGLLDAPINVTKSPTGDILEPLFNHGIKMVSMGFLIDPDQPVMWRGPMLNGIIRQFLYQVNWGELDYLIVDMPPGTGDAQLTLAQAVPLAGAVIVTTPQTVSLQDARRGLKMFEQLGTNILGIVENMSYFIPPDMGDRTYDIFGSGGGEKASTELQVPLLGCIPIEMSVREGGDNGIPITVAHPNSESAKALVKISQQIAAKVSVMALA
- a CDS encoding TM0106 family RecB-like putative nuclease, producing MLITDDTLLQYKRCNRKAFLNFHFKNEKPQERDFVNKLKQERILHTQEVIKHYNWQVEHPIFSPTNNSYVDSTLDLMRQGVDCIYNGELTYHIKGKYDNLIFQTNPTLLIKQNIPSGLGNWSYLTVNTHLGKNHKPEYKLVAAFQGWILGNNQGFMPTHADFIVRSFKKYSINLAIWWPKVEAVINDCQRLFQDKNPPEVFISRQKCGLCEWYNDCHEVAVKQNHLSLIPGITPRKYEMLKQKGVENFEQVINLSLPQLSQIFEQDGGEILFKQIQSLRFNAPILKRDKVNVIPSSNIELYFDIEAEPDRKIDYLLGVVLVDYNQKIEKYYHFLAEDLQQEKEIWLDFLEFINGYPNSFIYHFSGYEVETIKRLASIYQTPKNMVQPLLKRLVDVHKFVTQNYLLPMESYSLKSLGKWLNFQWRIPPNYENHSLGGDQCVVWYDQWLSTGDRTYLDYILMYNEDDCRATFAVKKWLVKEQLK
- the lgt gene encoding prolipoprotein diacylglyceryl transferase, producing MSLLAFRFQSPGPILFELGPVAVRWYGFLIAMAVIIGLFIAQNLAKRKNIDPEMIGDLVLWLVIGALPCARIYYVLFEWERYAGRPGDMIAIWQGGIAIHGAIIGGTLATVIFARIKKQSFWGLMDVVMPSLILGQAIGRWGNFFNSEAFGVPTDLPWGLYIPPHRRPMEFLTFEYFHPTFLYESVWNLMVFVLLMALFFWGLRRKNNLKTGTLVFVYLITYSLGRVWIEGFRTDSLMVGDWRVAQIISVSAIALGLFGLFWLYIAKRPLPFNFDQ
- a CDS encoding carbon dioxide-concentrating mechanism protein CcmK yields the protein MRKKHISPDSALGLVSTLSFPAIVGTADMMLKSAEVILVGYEKIGSGHCTAIVRGNIADVRLAVEEGAKMAEQIGQLHTKLVIARPMPNLEAVFPIGSRLIELAQQQKGYSRLSNRSIGLIETRGFPAMVGAADMMLKSADVQLASYETIGSGLCTAIIRGTVANVAVAIEAGMAEAERIGELNSVMIIPRLLEDLEHTLPVANYWLEEQDKQQPLPNFAAKKRTPSRRKLVALPELEKVPVNFNNSSKVELKAELENRKQEKKPLPMEIIEPQTEDD
- a CDS encoding fructosamine kinase family protein is translated as MWKQIAIAISNHTQTDFKLKNTRSVGGGCINQAYQLIGENESYFVKLNSPHQYEMFRVEAIALKQMYDTNTIKIPKPICTGYTDNHSYIILEWLKFGRGNNQSWQTMGKHLAQLHQQGKADKFGWDDNNTIGATPQINDWQENWADFFAEKRIGYQLKLARRQGATFGNPNHIIETIREKLSPHQPQPSLVHGDLWGGNASFLEGGIPIIFDPAAYYGDREVDIAMTELFGGFPSAFYQGYNQQWLLDSGYPQRKTIYNLYHILNHYNLFGGGYASQAQRMITKILSVNS
- a CDS encoding uroporphyrinogen-III synthase, translated to MPTYTDNYPLAGQTILVTRAISSSSQFRKMLEERGATVFELPALEITPPSSWDGLDGAIAHINNFEWIILTSANGVKYFWQRLEKAGKNETDLNGIKIAVVGKKTAQVLKEYNLQADFIPPDFIADSMAENFPESLGGKQILFPRVETGGREILVQELSQRGAHITEVSAYQSGCPKQMDETIFHALEEKIIDMITFASSKTVRNFYTMVEARFPHDTLSLFNHSAIASIGPQTSMTCQKIFGRVDIEAQEYTLDGLVRAIVEKGVNY